One Conger conger chromosome 7, fConCon1.1, whole genome shotgun sequence genomic window, CGGACCAGAGCATGATCAGATAGAGGACCAGATGGGAGGCGCAAGTCTGCATGGCCTTTCTGTTGAGCTCCTTGTTCTTTTTGGAGACACAGCTGAACAGGATCCTGAAATATGTGAAGGCCATGCTGCCGATGGACAATCCACAGACTATGATACTGCAGGTGAGCCCAGTGATGTTGTTAATGCTTAAGTCCTGGCAGGAGAGCTTGAACAGAGATGCAGTGTCGCAGAAGGCATTAAGAATAATGGAACGGCAGCGTGTTAGCCGTACTGCGAGGCCCAGTGGGATGGAGTTCACGGTTATCGCTGCGCTCCATGCGGACACAGTGAGCTTAGCTACCATGGTGGGGCTCATGATGGAGGTGTACCTCAGAGGGTGGCATATGGCCACATACCTGTCAAAGGCCATGATCATCATCAGCGTGTGGCAGGATATGCTATAACCTTGGGTGAAGAAGGCCTGGGAGACACACCAGGAGTAGCTGATGGACGGGTTGGTGGAGACGATGTCCAACATCATTCGAGGCAGAACCACCGTGTTTCCCAGGACGTCGTTGAAGGACAGGCTAAAGAACAGCAGGTACATTGGCTGCTGAAGGCTCCTGTCCATCAAAATAAGCAGCATGACACCTAAGTTGGTGGTCAGGATGATCAGGTAGGCGACCAACAGCAGGGCAAACGCTGGGTAAATGAAACGATGGGGAATGTCGATGCCCTGAATCAACAGGATGGGATTGTTGTAGGTTATGTTCATCCCAGATTTCCTGGGAAATTCTGTCAGACTGAGAAAAGCAGAATATTATGCAATGCCTAACTTCTTGAACATTAACAGTTTCTGGTGTTTTGGCTCCATACACCAGAACATgacaaataataaaaccatgaatatgaggttaaagttcagacagatttaatatgaaatatgggCCAATTTTGCAGACTCCAATAAAGCCTAGTCCGAgatgaaattgtattttcaatGCACAACTCAGATTCTAACTCCTGAAAGTCGGTCAGGTTGACTTTCACATTTCCTTAATTAAGTTCAGAAAGCTGCTTGACTGGGTGCCTGAGAGCCTCAGTGTCCAAGAACAGACCCTGAACAGACCAAAAACTGACGCGTGAtgagagaaatatatatatatcagagaAATCCCATTATTACAACTGGAATAACTTATCTTTATTTCTAAGGTCTGCAAGAATCATCTGTACTGTTCCAAATGCTCACACAATATCATCTAGTACAACTTGAATCGCAGTAACTGAAGCATTCTATGACTGTACTTGTAAATGTAAAGGTGTAAATACCTGTCTCAGGTTTCAGGTGGGCAGTCCTCTCTTCTTGACGGGCTCTCAGGTTTTATCCTGTCCTTTAGgggccctcccctctctgtcctgtcaCTCATTTAGGCAGGAGAGGACCGCCCCCAGACTCAGTGATGATGTAATGAATGGAAACACGGGTGATGCTGCTTCTGACATATTACTGCAGTGTAACATGCAGCCTTGGGAATCAGAGCCACGGGTTCAGCCACCCTATGAGATACATTAttactgcagcagtgtggcatttctgttcttggcttgggtccaatcaacatttgtttttcCCAGTTTCTCTATGTGAGGGAGCAGTGGCGGGTGACCAAGAGCGACCAGGACGGGATCACAACGTTACAAATGAGACGTTCGGTCGAACAGGGTAAATGCAGACTAGCACAGAATACCCTCAGAAACAGGCAAGTCTCTTGAAAATATAACTGAAAAAAGGGGGCGAAAACATTTTGGCAAAAGAAAATTGACCTGAGAGATAACATTGGTCAGGGAAAAACAAGATTCCTCAATGGAACGCCTCTCGCTCCAAAATAGGGAAGGTCCAGGGGAACCGCCCAACCAAAGACTAAAAGCAATACA contains:
- the LOC133133558 gene encoding putative gustatory receptor clone PTE03, encoding MNITYNNPILLIQGIDIPHRFIYPAFALLLVAYLIILTTNLGVMLLILMDRSLQQPMYLLFFSLSFNDVLGNTVVLPRMMLDIVSTNPSISYSWCVSQAFFTQGYSISCHTLMMIMAFDRYVAICHPLRYTSIMSPTMVAKLTVSAWSAAITVNSIPLGLAVRLTRCRSIILNAFCDTASLFKLSCQDLSINNITGLTCSIIVCGLSIGSMAFTYFRILFSCVSKKNKELNRKAMQTCASHLVLYLIMLWSGYLVMILHRLQIHNGYRTLAGLLHLIIPANMNPIIYAIQTKELRTKIVKILYSKVTQLQ